From one Candidatus Eisenbacteria bacterium genomic stretch:
- a CDS encoding carboxypeptidase regulatory-like domain-containing protein, translating to MNTLSSSVAVFLAALVFSLGLAAPVTAAPENIGMDPTYAFSDRYPVEIAASSGEALLTLLDLSIDFDRVDFNGGPDHPGTIRAYINDDERATLETAGYTITQIPNEGKEMWEKVQKEWEARGALEAPVTLPDKGDRWTYWYSFAELEGDLQALANDNPDLIQKISIGQSVQGRDIWALKISDNPTIEEAEPEFLFSSTIHGDEVTGMDMCLRMLHYLTDWYGINPSITELVNNVEIWFIPLHNPDGYVNGTRYNAHGVDCNRDFPDPVSDPNDNPAGREPETQHLMYFGYDHTFVLGGNMHGGAEVLNFPWDCRYDHTPDHDLFIEIAEGYTYLNPPLWNSTEFYHGWTHGAEWYLIHGGQQDWWYEWRKELHYTMELSNTKWPPYSQMDTFWSENRAAMLHMMDEVLYGVQGIVANSGTGLPVNATIDVVETGRTIRTDPDWGDYCRLLKPGTYTFQFAAEGYNNVTVNNVVVTHENKTELNVSMTPEGSDVGVAEFVRINLSEPTPNPVNPSQGAVRLLLDLPRAAHLTAGVYDAAGRQIQILKEGFDLTRAGRHTLVWDGTTGSGDPAGSGIYWIRVLAGDQALSRRVSMIR from the coding sequence ATGAATACCCTCTCGAGTTCTGTCGCGGTATTTTTGGCTGCCCTGGTCTTCTCCCTGGGTTTGGCGGCGCCGGTCACCGCCGCACCGGAAAACATCGGCATGGATCCCACTTACGCCTTCTCCGACCGATATCCGGTGGAGATAGCCGCCTCCAGTGGGGAGGCTTTGCTCACACTTTTGGATCTCTCTATTGATTTCGACCGTGTCGATTTTAACGGCGGACCGGATCATCCGGGGACCATTCGAGCCTATATCAATGACGATGAACGCGCCACCCTTGAGACGGCGGGTTATACAATTACCCAGATACCCAATGAAGGCAAGGAGATGTGGGAGAAGGTTCAAAAGGAATGGGAAGCCCGCGGCGCGCTGGAAGCTCCGGTCACCCTTCCGGACAAAGGCGACCGGTGGACCTACTGGTATTCATTTGCTGAGCTCGAGGGTGACCTGCAAGCCCTTGCCAATGACAATCCTGATCTTATCCAAAAAATTTCGATTGGACAAAGCGTACAGGGCCGGGACATCTGGGCTCTCAAAATATCCGACAATCCGACCATCGAAGAGGCCGAGCCGGAGTTTTTGTTCAGCTCCACAATTCACGGCGATGAGGTGACCGGAATGGATATGTGCCTTCGCATGCTCCACTACCTTACCGACTGGTATGGCATTAATCCCAGCATCACCGAGCTGGTCAACAATGTTGAAATCTGGTTTATCCCCCTTCACAATCCCGACGGGTACGTAAACGGGACTCGTTACAACGCCCACGGCGTAGATTGCAATCGCGATTTTCCCGATCCGGTTTCCGATCCGAATGATAATCCCGCCGGACGGGAGCCTGAAACTCAGCATCTGATGTACTTCGGCTATGATCATACTTTTGTTTTGGGCGGAAACATGCATGGCGGCGCCGAGGTCCTCAATTTCCCCTGGGATTGCCGCTATGACCATACGCCGGATCATGATTTGTTTATCGAAATTGCCGAGGGATACACCTATCTGAATCCACCGTTGTGGAACAGCACCGAATTCTATCATGGATGGACCCACGGCGCTGAATGGTATCTCATTCACGGCGGTCAACAGGACTGGTGGTATGAGTGGCGCAAGGAGCTTCATTATACAATGGAACTCTCCAATACAAAATGGCCGCCCTACAGCCAGATGGATACCTTCTGGTCCGAGAACCGCGCGGCGATGCTCCATATGATGGACGAGGTTCTCTACGGTGTTCAGGGTATTGTTGCCAATTCCGGAACCGGACTCCCGGTGAACGCCACGATTGATGTGGTCGAGACAGGGAGAACCATAAGAACCGATCCCGATTGGGGCGATTACTGCCGGCTGCTCAAACCCGGAACGTATACTTTTCAATTCGCGGCCGAGGGGTATAACAATGTGACGGTCAACAATGTCGTTGTCACGCACGAAAACAAGACTGAGCTGAATGTCTCAATGACCCCCGAAGGATCGGATGTCGGGGTTGCGGAGTTTGTCCGCATTAATCTGTCCGAACCGACTCCGAACCCGGTCAACCCATCCCAGGGTGCCGTCAGGTTGCTCCTCGATCTGCCCAGAGCGGCGCATCTCACCGCCGGCGTCTATGATGCCGCTGGGCGTCAGATACAAATATTGAAAGAGGGATTCGACCTGACCCGCGCGGGGCGCCACACCCTTGTATGGGACGGCACCACGGGGAGCGGCGATCCGGCCGGCTCCGGAATTTATTGGATTCGGGTTCTGGCGGGTGATCAGGCTCTCAGCCGGCGGGTTTCCATGATCCGATAG